The Syntrophorhabdaceae bacterium genome includes the window CGGACCTCCGGGCACCTCCTTGAAGAACGTGCGACCCCACTTTACGCTTATACACGTATTCTGCCCCACGGCGGGTATGCCGTATTTCGCTTCTACGGCGGGGACCTTGAGCATCGTGTGGCAGCGGATGGGGCACGCGGTGCAGCCGTTCCCCCTGACTGTGTGCTTCCAGGCGATATCGCCAAGCCAGTTCACGGCGAGGTTCGAGCGATAGGCAATCCGGTTCAGGTCACGGGGATTGCAGGTCCCTGTTTCCACCGGATGGGCCGCGGCTCCCCAGCGGCGCCCCCTGGACGCATTCCAACGCGACGCCGGGTCAAAGAACTCCGCCCAGGGCTGGGGTGAGTTGGGCACCACGTGCTGGTTGTTCCCGCCCAGGAGGGAGAGGTGATATTTGATCAATTTTTCCCAGTCCTCTTTCCTGCCTGCGATTCTGATGCTGCCCGTACCCCGGACACCGACGGCCTTGAGGTTCTTGGACCCCATAACCGATCCGATGCCGCCGGCGGAATGGGAGAGGCCGCTAATCAAAACGGACATGGGGACCAGGTTCTCACCTGCCTGCCCGATTGAGGCTATGGTCGCGTCAGAACCCATGATCTCGGAGATGGCGTAGGCGGTCCTGCGGGTACCCTGGCCCCATAATCTGCGGGCATCGTGAATCTCGACTTTTTCATCGGCAATCATGAGCCATACGGGATGATCGGCCCTTCCATGGACGATGATTGCGTCATAGCCCGCATATTTCAGTTCTGCGGCAAATTGTCCGCCCATATGTCCCGACGCAACCAGGGGTATGGGCCAACAGGTAGGCCAGAGGGTCGTGACGGCTGTCCGGCCGTTGCAGGGAGCACTCGTTCCCGCGAGCGGCCCTACGGCAAAAATGATCCTGTTTTCGGGATCGTATGGTGTGGTCCCCGCCGGAACTTCGTCCCACATAACCTTATAGCCGATCCCCGTGCCTCCCAGGTAGTCTTTATAGCAGTCGATTGTGCTCTCGGTCCGGATTCTTCCTGTCGACAAATCGACGCGCAGGACCTTGCCTGCCCACCCTCCATATCCGCTCATTCTGTTGTCCTTTCCAGGGAAGCCGCGACAGGACCCGATGGGCCCTCGTGGTGAGTCCTGTTGTCCTCGTCCTCATATCCGGTTATCATCGCCTTCGTATGGGATAGAAATGTAGCGCCCAGGGTCGCCATATAGAGGTGAACTATGACGTACAGGATCAGTAGATAAGTAAGGGTCACATGAATCGCGTCAAGGGGCCTGATGAGGCCTTCCGACAGGAGATAAGGCCGCACGACCGGGATGTCCATGAAGAGGAGACCTGTCAATGCCTGGGCGGGAAGAAAGAAGAACATGAGGGCGCCGTAGGCCATCTTCTGAAGGGGGTTGTACTTGTGGTCAGGGTCGGCCTTGAACGGATTTTCAGCTCCGGCGAAGATAGAAAAGAGATAGAATCGTATTTGGGGAAAGACGTTCGGAAAATCTTTCTTCCTGATTCCGTATTGGCTTCTCGTGTCTTTACTCGCCAAGGTATAGATAAGCCAGAAAGCTATTGCCCCAATCATGGCGTAGCCCGCGTACCTGTGCCATGAGAGGACCGGATCGTGTGGTTTGAGGGCCGCGATCCCTTGTAGCCTGAGATAGAGTCCTGTGACGATCAACGCGATCATGATGAATGCGTTAGTCCAGTGCCATACCCGAAGGGGGAGCGGGTGAAGACAGGGAGGTTTCATCGCCTGGTGACCTTTCGCACAATAGCATGGACCAGTACGGCGCCGATCGTCAGAGGGACAAGAAGCGTACCGGCCATGTCGACCCACTTGAAGCCGATCCCGTCTGAAGCATCCAACCGCCATCTTCCCAGCGCTCGCCTGAGCATTGTGCTTACCTGCCGGACATTCTCCCCTTGGCCGGGCAAGTGACATTCCCGGCACCCGTTGGCCCGTTGCGGCGAAAGCGTGGCGGTGTCCAAATTGCGGGGAGGGATTTTCCCGGTCAGGTCTCGCCAGGATACATAGCTCAGGGACCCTGCTGGACACGCCTCCACGCATTTCGGTTTTCCCTCACAAAGGTGACACTTGGTCGCCTTTCGGCTATCCGGATCATATGAGATCATCTCCCAGGGACATGCCCTGAGACATATCTTACAGCCGGTGCACTTTTCCGGATCGATCACGCGCGCATTGGTGAGGGGCGAGAGAATTATGGCATTTTCCGGGCATATGTTGGCGCAGGGCACAGGGTGGGGGCATTGTTTGCAAAGGTCCTGTATGATGAGTCCGTCTCCGAAGTTGCCATGACCTTCGCGCCACGCCTTGTGGCTCAGGGGGCCGAAATTGATATTCCGGTCGACCCTGATGCGGGACAAGGCCGGCGCTGCTCTGCCGTCGTTGAATTCCGTGCATGCCAGCTCACAGCGGCCGCACCCGACGCACAAGACGGGATCGGAGATGACCATGCCCTGGGCCTTCTCCATGATAATAAGAGGTCTGCCGGTATCCAGGGCAAATGCCGGCGACAGGGCGGACAACCCGATGACCGAGACTCCGCCCCAAATCAAGACTTGTCTCCGGGTACACAATCGATCCAGGCCGGATTCTCCGAATTCCAGGGTTGTGACCTCTTTCGTGACAGGGTTTGATTTCATGGTGTTTTGACCACCATGCTTATGTATATGCGGTTAGCATAACTTGGTTTCACACCGGCAATGGTGATGGGCAAAAGAAGATATGGTGAATAACGGGCGAGCCTTGTCTGCATTGATATTTTAAATAGTACAAAGAAGGGCATGCTGTCAAACAATTAGAGGGGCTTCAACAAAACTCCGCCAGATTCCTTCAGTTGGTCTATATCAAAATCAGAGGATAATAGGTTGATTATTCGGCTTCCGGACCGAACAATCCTGACAGTCCTTGAAAAGTGCGTGCCCACGACGGCGAAGGAAAATAAGACTTGTAATCCGTTGACAATAAATACAAAATGGCGGAAGTGCATGGGAATCGAACCCATACAGTGATGCAGAAGTAGCCGTTATTACAGTATTAAAATAGCTTACCGAATATTTCTGCACGTTTCTGCACGAATACTGGGTTCAAATCCCTGTCTCTCCGCCATTCATTGTAAATAATTTCAATAACTTTCCAAAAATTAAAAGCTCAAGAAAGAGCCAGTAAACCGCCAGTAACTCTGCAAACACTTCCGTGGATTTGAATGTTTTCGGAGTTTGCAAGCGCTTGCAATCCCTCATCGAAAGGGGGATTCGAACCCCTTGGTAATTAGCACTGACGGGGTTTTGTAAGGTCCTATGGAAGCCGGTATCATACTAAATCTATCTTAGCTCAATGGGATCGGTATATTGATGGAAAGGGTTAAGGTCTCACGGTAAGGCCTGTCGGGACTGCCGGGGGTGTGGAACCGCCGCCACCGCCTGCAGGTCCTATGTACCCCGTGTTGCTGATCGCGAGGTCATCATAATCTACAGCCTTGCAGGTACTGCTGGGTGTGGCAGAGTTTGATCCGAATAGCACGAGTCCCCAGTTATAGGGAAATGTCGTACCCGTATTCGCATTAATGATCTGGCGTTCGTCGATCCACATCTGAATCAGGCCCGCCTTGGTAACATGCAGCTCGTAAAGGTGCCAGTTGCCGTCTCCTATATAACTCCACCCTGAATGGGCAGGGTCGCTCGACAACACGGCATTCGTTGTCGATCCTGAAGCATAGAAGACCCTGTAAGTATCGTAATAGGGCTCAGGAATAATACCCTGGTTTGTCTTTCCGTTCGTATAGTCGACCAGATATAGGTCCTTATGATGATCCAGCGTAGACCAGGTGAAGCCGGTCTGATATCTCTGATACCATCTGATCCATACTGATGGCTCGCTCCCGAAATTAATGTCAAAACCGGTTGTGCCTACGTTGTCTCCGGGCCCGACCAGCTGTCGAATGCCGTTTCCCGCGCTGCCGGACCGGTTTGCCGCCGCCACTATCTGCGAATACGTCCCGCACGCACTGCCTGACGACTCAAGCTGAAATTCCGAACAGCCCGCAGGCGGTGTCACGTTGTAAGACCCGTCATAGGTCCAGGGAGCACAGTCGAGACTGGACGACCAGGGGAGGCTCACGACCCCAGCAAAGCTATGGGCGACTATAGCCACACCGATAAAGACACCCCACACTAAAGCTGTAAGTATCCTCATCTCTTCCTCCCGTTGCGCGACACGGCGAATAACGCAACAAAAATAAGTTTTTGCATTCCTGTCTTACCTCCAATTCTGATATTTGCTTTTTGCCCGGGATTCATACTGTATTCATTTTACGGTGAGTGAAAATGCCTGGCTTTCAGGCACATGGGCCATTAATTTCCGGAGTCGGCGGCTGATTTGTCAGAATAAGGAAGCAAGTGCCATGCCATCATGCACGAGGTTCTGAATATGGACTGCCGCCCTATATGTTAGTTCTCGTATTTTATGGGTTTATTGTTGATAATGTTATGAATCTCCTCACTTTTGAATCCATGCAGCCATACCATGAGGTGTATGGTTTTTACTTACACTTTCAGATTTCGAATGACTGATTTTCTCCCACACTCGCCACAAAGTGTAGATTCTCAAATACATTTGACCCTAATTTGCCAGATGAAGTGACCCCTACAGCCTCAGGAAGTCTTTCGCATAATCCGAAATGACAAGGGCCACGGCACTCAAGGAAATCAGGAAAAGGACAGACACTCGATATCCATCTGCAAAAAGGGGGTCAGAAGTATTTGACAATCT containing:
- a CDS encoding aldehyde ferredoxin oxidoreductase — protein: MSGYGGWAGKVLRVDLSTGRIRTESTIDCYKDYLGGTGIGYKVMWDEVPAGTTPYDPENRIIFAVGPLAGTSAPCNGRTAVTTLWPTCWPIPLVASGHMGGQFAAELKYAGYDAIIVHGRADHPVWLMIADEKVEIHDARRLWGQGTRRTAYAISEIMGSDATIASIGQAGENLVPMSVLISGLSHSAGGIGSVMGSKNLKAVGVRGTGSIRIAGRKEDWEKLIKYHLSLLGGNNQHVVPNSPQPWAEFFDPASRWNASRGRRWGAAAHPVETGTCNPRDLNRIAYRSNLAVNWLGDIAWKHTVRGNGCTACPIRCHTMLKVPAVEAKYGIPAVGQNTCISVKWGRTFFKEVPGGPHGATSLEHTMVGMHLADDLGVWCNYGQLQRDFVKLYYDGTIEKKLGSREFRSYSWQKYEKGDPAFLFELLPRIAKREGELGTALGLGTGYMLERWSLSEEQWGKDKDLAYWKMGHPKHHSSEETGQCGVLVNLMYNRDCMCHSHSNFTRNGLPLPVQKKLAAEIWGAPEAIDGIGDFKPMHRSKARMAKWALLRKELHDSLSLCNWMGPWVASPIRERGYRGDDSIESMLYSLATGDRKSREELDMVAERIFLLHRALTIRGMGTKQMRTHHDKIPEWVFTGKKGTPAFTKGATHMERHDVQVALDMFYEEMGWDKATGAPTDEAYQRSGLRGVADFLAKRNLTPS
- a CDS encoding 4Fe-4S dicluster domain-containing protein, coding for MIWGGVSVIGLSALSPAFALDTGRPLIIMEKAQGMVISDPVLCVGCGRCELACTEFNDGRAAPALSRIRVDRNINFGPLSHKAWREGHGNFGDGLIIQDLCKQCPHPVPCANICPENAIILSPLTNARVIDPEKCTGCKICLRACPWEMISYDPDSRKATKCHLCEGKPKCVEACPAGSLSYVSWRDLTGKIPPRNLDTATLSPQRANGCRECHLPGQGENVRQVSTMLRRALGRWRLDASDGIGFKWVDMAGTLLVPLTIGAVLVHAIVRKVTRR
- a CDS encoding cytochrome b/b6 domain-containing protein: MKPPCLHPLPLRVWHWTNAFIMIALIVTGLYLRLQGIAALKPHDPVLSWHRYAGYAMIGAIAFWLIYTLASKDTRSQYGIRKKDFPNVFPQIRFYLFSIFAGAENPFKADPDHKYNPLQKMAYGALMFFFLPAQALTGLLFMDIPVVRPYLLSEGLIRPLDAIHVTLTYLLILYVIVHLYMATLGATFLSHTKAMITGYEDEDNRTHHEGPSGPVAASLERTTE